DNA from Cynocephalus volans isolate mCynVol1 chromosome 2, mCynVol1.pri, whole genome shotgun sequence:
CTGATTCAGATGATGATAGCTCTCTTTGGAAACGCAAGCGACAGAAATGTTTTAACCTTCCTCCCAAACCAGAACCTTTTCAGGTTGGCCAGAGCTGTCAGAAAGCACCTGTTGCTGGAGGAAAGAAGGTTAATAACATATGGGGTGCTGTGCTGCAGGAACAGAATCAAGATGCAGTGGCCACTGAACTTGGTATCTTGGGAATGGAAGGCACTATTGACAAAAGCAGGCAGTCCGAGACCTACAATTATTTGCTTGCTAAGAAACTTAAGAAGGAATCTCAAGAGCATACAAAAGAATTAGACAAAGAGCTAGGTGAATATATGCATGATGTCAAAAAAACAGAATCAAAGGAAGATGAAAATGGGCAGGGTAATCTCAAACGGAAACGACCTGTCCGAGACAGAATAGGAATGAACTATAAAGGCCGATATGAGATCACAGAGGAAGATTCTCAAGAGAAAGTGGCTGATGAAATTTCTTTCAGGTTAGGATTTAAATTTGATCTACAAATGAGcacttaattaaaatgttttatatttgtagGAAATAAAATAGACTCCTATAAAATTAATGATGAtgttcctttttgattttttttttaatttaaggaacTAGCTCTGGGCTTATTTGGTTATATGACTATAGTTGTGTCTTCTCAAATTTGGACAGGCCTGATAGAGTAATTTTGCAGATTTTTGTGAATTTGTAAGCAACTCAATTGCATTTAGTGCCATAAAGCATTTTAACAGTTCAAATTTTGATTAACTTTTCATTAATTCTAAGTCTCTAATGAACAGTGTCACAAATTGAAAAAGATAGGGTTCAAGAGTAATATGGCCAGTAGGTAAACAAGTATTTAGTTTCCAGGCATGCCTGTCTGAACACTAGTATGGATTTTTAAAGTACTGTACTGGGGAAATTGGAGATTCAAGTGCTGGAAAGGAATTTAGATATTTTAGAAAAGCAAATTTGTTAGAATAGGACTTTCGTTCTAGTTGGAGATTAAGGTAGATTTCTTCAACTTCGTACCACAAATAAAGAGGttaattttactttgttctttatCAGGTTACAGGAACCAAAGAAAGATCTGATAGCCCGAGTAGTGAGGATTATTGGGAACAAAAAGGCGATCGAACTTCTGATGGAAACTGCTGAAGTTGAACAAAATGGTGGCCTTTTTGTAATGGTACGACTACTTcactatttgtttttctattgtttatcatgtaatttttttttttaaacaaaattaacttGCCTCTGTTGGGTCTCTTATTTATCATACATTATTACAGCgtgtttcagatttttaaaaaactaaataataaagacaataaaaaaattcagtacaGTCCTTTTTGCAATTCCTTACAAAAAACATAGATAAATGGTAGTCTGTTAGTGTACAGTCAGCAGCACATCTGTTAGTTGATTCATTAAAGGTAGGGGCTGAAATTTTAAGACAACAGAGTTTGAGGGGAGCCTGGAAGCTCAGATTTTGAGAATATGGGTTTTGGAGTTTGGGTGCTTCTTTCAAGTTCTAGGTCTGCAACTTATTAACTGAGATTTGGCCAAATTATTTGACTCCTtggatcctcagtttcctcagctgtaaaat
Protein-coding regions in this window:
- the PHAX gene encoding phosphorylated adapter RNA export protein produces the protein MALEVGDMEDGQLSDSDSDMTVAPSDRPAQVPKVLGGDSAVRAFQSTTTACAPVSHYRTVKSLDSSEESFSDSDDDSSLWKRKRQKCFNLPPKPEPFQVGQSCQKAPVAGGKKVNNIWGAVLQEQNQDAVATELGILGMEGTIDKSRQSETYNYLLAKKLKKESQEHTKELDKELGEYMHDVKKTESKEDENGQGNLKRKRPVRDRIGMNYKGRYEITEEDSQEKVADEISFRLQEPKKDLIARVVRIIGNKKAIELLMETAEVEQNGGLFVMNGSRRRTPGGVFLNLLKNTPSISEEQIKDIFYIENQKEYENKKAARKRRTQVLGKKMKQAIKSLNFQEDDDTSRETFASDTNEALASLDEPQEGHGETKLDAEEAIEVDHSHDLDIF